One segment of Glandiceps talaboti chromosome 21, keGlaTala1.1, whole genome shotgun sequence DNA contains the following:
- the LOC144451294 gene encoding cytochrome P450 2U1-like, whose translation MLTLILVFIVSFIACVYIVHGCSNSNRNLPPGPVGLPFFGCLHKLVPIPCETFMTWAKKYGDVFSVRLGVKRVVVINGYETIREALTKNRYTFSGRPLMWIWVPVFDNKGMNSNVWSTWKAQRALTLNGLREFGMGTRTMEERISRECGELIRAVERKRGTPFDPTDFLHHATSNVLVSVIFGQRLDYDDPEFSSLLKRSLALTQMGIIAVIANFFPVLFKLPLSFLGLSSLKESVRLLAEYMGEKIEERKKLNNNVPECFIDSYIKRLNSSSSSHDNIDLSQLPYVLIELMLGGSDTTATTLKWCLVNMLRNPHTQKKIQYEVDLCCDKDGKITYASKTNMPYTEAFILETQRVATLFPIGVSRRAMEDVVLKGYNIPKDIEVIINLWSAHMDERIWIKPEKFDPYRFLNDKGDEVINKEHLVTFALGARSCIGAQIARVELFLMLTSLLKEFEFTTPEGELPPSNKGIHAVTYTPLPFKVVAKKRHT comes from the exons ATGCTGACTTTGATACTTGTATTCATAGTTTCCTTTATTGCTTGTGTTTATATTGTTCATGGATGTTCTAATTCCAATCGGAACCTTCCACCTGGACCAGTCGGCCTACCTTTTTTTGGATGCCTCCACAAACTGGTACCAATACCGTGTGAGACGTTCATGACGTGGGCCAAAAAGTATGGAGATGTGTTCTCAGTTCGCCTGGGCGTAAAACGAGTTGTCGTCATCAATGGTTACGAAACGATACGTGAAGCATTGACGAAGAATCGATACACGTTTTCTGGCCGACCACTCATGTGGATATGGGTGCCTGTATTTGATAACAAAG GTATGAATTCCAATGTTTGGTCAACATGGAAGGCACAGAGGGCGCTAACACTAAATGGTTTACGTGAGTTTGGCATGGGAACACGTACAATGGAAGAACGAATATCGAGGGAATGTGGGGAGTTGATTAGAGCCGTTGAAAGGAAAAGAGGGACACCGTTTGATCCGACAGACTTTTTACACCATGCAACATCCAACGTTCTTGTGTCAGTTATATTTGGACAACGACTCGACTACGACGATCCTGAATTCTCTAGTTTGTTGAAAAGATCTCTTGCCCTAACACAGATGGGTATTATTGCTGTCATTGCTAATTTCTTCCCAGTGTTGTTCAAACTACCACTAAGCTTCCTTGGTTTGTCATCTCTGAAAGAATCAGTTCGACTATTGGCAGAATACATGGGCGAAAAAATCGAGGAGCGGAAAAAGTTGAACAACAACGTCCCAGAATGTTTTATAGATTCCTACATCAAAAGGTTAAATTCGTCATCCTCGTCCCACGATAATATTGATCTATCACAACTTCCTTATGTACTGATAGAGTTGATGTTGGGTGGGTCCGACACAACAGCTACGACATTGAAATGGTGTCTGGTTAATATGCTCCGAAacccacacacacaaaagaaaatTCAATACGAGGTAGATTTATGCTGTGATAAAGACGGCAAAATAACCTACGCCAGTAAAACGAATATGCCCTATACAGAAGCTTTCATCTTAGAAACGCAACGTGTGGCAACGTTGTTTCCGATCGGAGTTTCTCGACGTGCGATGGAGGATGTAGTTCTGAAAGGATACAACATACCCAAGGATATAGAGGTCATTATTAATCTTTGGTCCGCTCACATGGATGAACGAATTTGGATAAAGCCAGAGAAATTTGACCCATACCGATTCCTAAATGACAAAGGTGATGAAGTTATAAACAAAGAACATCTAGTTACCTTTGCTTTGG GTGCAAGAAGTTGCATTGGTGCACAAATAGCCAGGGTGGAATTGTTTCTGATGTTGACAAGTTTGTTGAAAGAATTTGAATTTACAACACCAGAGGGCGAACTTCCACCTTCAAACAAGGGAATACATGCCGTCACTTACACCCCTTTACCTTTTAAGGTCGTAGCTAAGAAACGCCATACTTAA
- the LOC144451631 gene encoding putative methyltransferase DDB_G0268948, whose amino-acid sequence MSTAAPFHKLWASATIAEAYQKFRPTYPNDVMGRILRFLTHKNPGPWRLAIDVGCGSGQSTRMLSDHFEAVIGCDVSKAQLAEVNKGENPRNVKYQLGSDSSIPAEDNSVDLVTSAMAAHWFDLKKFYSEVDRVLKPNGCLALYGYTRDRLDKNRNGSELSAVFDEYNFGKLGELRRERVMLVRNLYTDIALPYEEKERYDVVHDTNTTVADFVGYLSSWSAYHIYRTKYPDKADILQTLLADLMDILNVETTPENTNIQVSRTFFVSMARKPGY is encoded by the exons ATGTCAACGGCTGCTCCTTTTCATAAACTCTGGGCCAGCGCTACAATTGCCGAAGCTTACCAGAAATTCCGACCAACCTATCCGAATGATGTCATGGGAAGAATTCTAAGGTTCCTTACACATAAG AATCCAGGTCCATGGAGGTTAGCCATTGATGTAGGTTGTGGTTCTGGTCAAAGTACACGGATGTTATCTGATCACTTTGAGGCAGTCATAGGATGTGACGTCAGCAAAGCTCAGTTAGCTGAAGTGAACAAGGGAGAAAATCCGAGAAATGTAAAATATCA GCTTGGAAGTGACAGTTCAATCCCAGCTGAAGACAACTCTGTTGACCTTGTAACATCAGCAATGGCAGCTCATTGGTTTGATCTTAAGAAGTTCTACAGTGAGGTAGACAGGGTACTCAAACCAAACGGATGTCTTGCCCTATATGGATATACAAGGGATAGACTTGATAAAAACCGCAATGGGTCTGAACTCAGTGCGGTTTTTGATGAG TATAACTTCGGCAAATTGGGGGAACTCCGAAGAGAAAGGGTGATGCTTGTTAGGAACCTCTATACTGATATAGCACTACCATATGAAGAGAAGGAAAG atATGATGTTGTGCATGATACGAATACAACTGTAGCAGACTTTGTGGGCTATTTGAGTTCCTGGTCAGCTTATCATATATACAGAACAAAATATCCAGATAAAGCTGACATCCTACAAACATTATTGGCTGA TCTCATGGATATACTAAATGTTGAGACGACGCCAGAGAACACTAACATACAAGTTAGTCGTACCTTCTTTGTCTCGATGGCAAGGAAGCCAGGATACTAA